A DNA window from Actinokineospora baliensis contains the following coding sequences:
- a CDS encoding SDR family NAD(P)-dependent oxidoreductase: MDGKAVVVTGAGRGLGEAFAAHLARAGAAVVVNDVDGAAATRVAERIRRDGGAAVASAHSVADPEQAEAIVALCAAEFGAVDGLVNNAGLTYEALPWEDDPARARAVVEVNVLGVIYTGLAAIRRMRAAGGGAIVNISSGAALGQRTIASYAASKGAVSSLTCSWALDLEDCGIRVNAVCPKAYTRMVWTSERASRHTPPERAPGLIAPLVHFLLDERSAGITGQIVRCTGPELHIVGQPAFKAPILHRDAWTLDSVATAFTEVLGGHLEPYGLERRLPPRLRKWLKPVRSA; encoded by the coding sequence ATGGACGGCAAGGCTGTCGTGGTGACCGGGGCCGGACGGGGGCTGGGTGAGGCGTTCGCGGCGCACCTGGCCAGGGCGGGCGCGGCGGTGGTGGTCAACGACGTGGACGGGGCGGCGGCCACGCGGGTCGCCGAGCGGATCCGCCGCGACGGCGGGGCGGCGGTGGCCAGCGCGCACAGCGTCGCCGACCCCGAGCAGGCCGAGGCGATCGTCGCCCTGTGCGCCGCGGAGTTCGGCGCGGTCGACGGCCTGGTCAACAACGCGGGCCTCACCTACGAGGCGCTGCCGTGGGAGGACGACCCGGCGCGGGCCCGCGCGGTGGTCGAGGTGAACGTGCTCGGGGTGATCTACACCGGACTCGCCGCCATCCGCCGGATGCGGGCCGCGGGCGGCGGGGCGATCGTCAACATCTCCTCCGGCGCCGCGCTCGGCCAGCGCACCATCGCCAGCTACGCGGCCAGCAAGGGCGCTGTGTCCTCGCTCACCTGCTCCTGGGCGCTGGACCTGGAGGACTGCGGCATCCGGGTGAACGCAGTCTGCCCGAAGGCGTACACGAGGATGGTGTGGACCTCGGAACGGGCATCGCGGCACACTCCGCCCGAACGCGCCCCTGGCCTCATCGCGCCGCTGGTGCACTTCCTGCTCGACGAGCGGTCGGCCGGAATAACCGGACAGATCGTGCGTTGCACCGGTCCGGAGCTGCACATCGTCGGCCAACCGGCCTTCAAGGCGCCGATCCTGCACCGGGACGCCTGGACCCTCGACAGCGTGGCCACCGCGTTCACCGAGGTCCTCGGCGGCCACCTCGAGCCCTACGGGCTGGAGCGGCGGTTGCCGCCGCGGCTGCGCAAGTGGCTCAAGCCCGTGCGCAGCGCGTAG
- a CDS encoding GGDEF domain-containing protein, protein MTDSLRTEHPSSRRWTRSWGLWTLPGPALRYVIIFELLAVIAVVFACVTDVAPTTGNWRSFAVLVGAGAVHLWLTRRTEETRRDSGTGPHMDTSVVWILPAMVLLPAWMAVLSMLLLRVQLYPVARRPLYRYTFGTAGILVAALGSFAVVRLAGVDVTSAFGAREALVLALAGLTYFVINAIAIGGVIALSTPQPTWTVVVGTRRDNAMAALTVCLGALAALAIAHAWLAPLFVVPLLCALDWGALQIENLRGDARTDHKTQLLNSRGWHEQAGRELARSRRLRTTLAVAVLDLDHFKLVNDTWGHPAGDAVLRAVGRVLRETTRQGDVVGRFGGEEFVLLLPDTDLEGAAQVAERIRRGVAAMQVAATDKRGQPVVISGRTTSIGVTAATGQDLDTLLRHADAAVYEAKHGGRNQVRVADLTSELPA, encoded by the coding sequence GTGACCGACTCGCTGCGCACTGAACACCCTTCGTCTCGGCGGTGGACGCGGTCGTGGGGACTGTGGACGCTGCCCGGGCCCGCCCTGCGCTATGTGATCATCTTCGAACTCCTCGCCGTCATCGCGGTCGTGTTCGCCTGCGTCACCGACGTGGCACCGACCACGGGGAACTGGCGCTCGTTCGCGGTCCTCGTCGGCGCGGGCGCGGTCCACCTGTGGCTGACCCGGCGCACCGAGGAGACCCGCCGCGACAGCGGCACCGGCCCGCACATGGACACCAGCGTCGTGTGGATCCTGCCCGCGATGGTGCTGCTGCCCGCCTGGATGGCCGTGCTGTCGATGCTGCTGCTGCGCGTCCAGCTGTACCCGGTCGCCCGTCGGCCCCTCTACCGCTACACCTTCGGCACCGCGGGCATCCTGGTGGCCGCGCTGGGCTCCTTCGCCGTGGTCCGGCTGGCCGGTGTGGACGTGACCAGCGCGTTCGGCGCCAGGGAAGCCCTGGTGCTTGCCCTCGCCGGGCTCACCTACTTCGTGATCAACGCCATCGCCATCGGCGGGGTCATCGCGCTGTCCACACCGCAACCGACGTGGACGGTCGTCGTCGGCACCCGCCGCGACAACGCCATGGCCGCGCTGACCGTCTGCCTGGGTGCCCTGGCCGCGCTCGCCATCGCGCACGCCTGGCTGGCGCCGCTGTTCGTCGTCCCGCTGCTGTGCGCGCTGGACTGGGGCGCCCTGCAGATCGAGAACCTCCGCGGCGACGCCCGCACCGACCACAAGACCCAGCTGCTCAACAGCCGGGGCTGGCACGAGCAGGCGGGCCGCGAGCTGGCCAGGTCACGGCGGCTGCGCACCACCCTGGCCGTCGCGGTGCTCGACCTGGACCACTTCAAGCTCGTCAACGACACCTGGGGCCACCCGGCTGGCGACGCGGTGCTGCGCGCGGTCGGTCGGGTCCTGCGGGAAACCACCCGCCAAGGCGATGTCGTCGGCCGCTTCGGCGGTGAGGAGTTCGTGCTCCTGCTGCCCGACACCGACCTCGAGGGCGCCGCCCAGGTCGCCGAGCGCATCCGCCGCGGCGTGGCCGCCATGCAGGTGGCCGCGACCGACAAGCGCGGTCAGCCGGTCGTCATCAGCGGCCGCACCACCTCGATCGGGGTCACCGCGGCGACCGGCCAGGACCTCGACACGCTGCTGCGGCACGCCGACGCCGCCGTCTACGAGGCCAAGCACGGCGGCCGCAACCAGGTCCGAGTGGCCGATCTCACATCCGAGCTGCCCGCCTAG
- a CDS encoding lactate 2-monooxygenase: MAGHAQYQNEIYLQGLADQVPPFTTDATRVEALAEAEMAPGPFGYVAGGAGSGDTVRANREAFSRWRIVPRMLTDATTRDLSTTVLGTAVPAPVLLAPVGVQSIVHPEGELATARAAAALDVPIVLSTASSYPLEEVAAAGGPRWFQLYWPNDPEVCASLLRRAKAAGYTALVVTLDTWTLAWRPRDLDQAYLPFLRASGVANAFTDPVFLAGLEKSPEEDQPMAILRWVSLFTGTDKRWDQLPFLREHWDGPIALKGIQHVDDARRAADAGMDAVIVSNHGGRQVDGALAALDALPEIAQAVGDRLEVLFDSGIRTGADVLKALALGAKAVLLGRPYVYGLALAGEAGVRHAVRGLLADLDLTLGLSGYRTPAELTPSALRRI; this comes from the coding sequence ATGGCAGGGCACGCGCAGTACCAGAACGAGATCTACCTCCAGGGCCTCGCCGACCAGGTGCCGCCGTTCACCACCGACGCGACCAGGGTCGAAGCCCTTGCCGAGGCCGAGATGGCCCCTGGCCCGTTTGGCTACGTGGCGGGCGGCGCGGGGTCCGGGGACACCGTGCGGGCCAACCGGGAGGCGTTCTCCCGGTGGCGGATCGTGCCCCGGATGCTGACCGACGCCACCACCCGCGACCTGTCCACCACGGTCCTGGGCACCGCGGTGCCCGCGCCGGTGCTGCTGGCCCCGGTCGGCGTCCAGTCGATCGTGCACCCCGAGGGTGAGCTGGCGACCGCCCGCGCGGCGGCCGCGCTGGACGTGCCGATCGTGCTCTCGACGGCGTCGTCGTACCCGCTGGAAGAGGTCGCCGCCGCGGGCGGCCCGCGCTGGTTCCAGCTCTACTGGCCCAACGACCCCGAGGTCTGCGCCAGCCTCCTGCGCCGCGCGAAGGCCGCCGGGTACACCGCGCTCGTGGTCACCCTCGACACGTGGACCCTGGCTTGGCGGCCCCGCGACCTCGACCAGGCGTACCTGCCGTTCCTGCGCGCCTCGGGCGTCGCCAACGCCTTCACCGACCCGGTGTTCCTCGCGGGGCTCGAGAAGTCCCCCGAGGAAGACCAGCCCATGGCGATCCTGCGCTGGGTGTCGCTGTTCACCGGCACCGACAAGCGGTGGGACCAACTGCCGTTCCTGCGCGAGCACTGGGACGGCCCCATCGCGCTCAAGGGCATCCAGCACGTCGACGACGCCCGCCGAGCCGCGGACGCGGGGATGGACGCGGTCATCGTGTCCAACCACGGCGGCAGGCAGGTCGACGGTGCGTTGGCCGCGCTGGACGCGCTGCCCGAGATCGCCCAAGCCGTCGGCGACCGCCTGGAGGTGCTCTTCGACTCGGGCATCCGCACCGGCGCCGATGTCCTCAAGGCACTGGCCCTCGGCGCCAAGGCCGTCCTCTTGGGCCGCCCGTACGTCTACGGCCTGGCGCTGGCGGGGGAAGCGGGTGTCCGGCACGCGGTGCGCGGTCTGCTCGCCGACCTCGACCTCACCCTGGGCTTGTCCGGGTACCGCACCCCGGCCGAGCTGACCCCGAGCGCACTGCGCCGGATCTGA
- a CDS encoding tetratricopeptide repeat protein, with translation MAESIDAVLVDAARLTAAGRPEAAVELLRPLLVTHPDHSEAWCRLAAALLDAGDYQLCLDAAKRAITLGERSWAHRLASLSLAEMGRHDEAVVSAREAARRDPGDWRSLVTLSEVLGPSEPEESLRIALRAVDAAPEVPRVHEVLGIAAARANDTELARRAYTDALLLDPGNAEVITKLDELPQIPTRRTVSATGGFARRLANGTGDYVEPPARPTAEPVVVEPVIVESIVVEPPAVEPHPAESAVDDLRPEALEPPPWTVESEWRQRMSAVWPVPAKPDDAEIEPIIQVVAEPEPVPVRPDPLAAPVTLVKPVNGTRRPRKRTRELPISDDSAVATPPHQGHPVPPGATATAEQVAFTRSRRVSLWLILRRAAGWLTIGGFVLLVAGMPLPSPLLVWFALALLLFVTGTTAFGYRAIPAAERPTPRELANRVPLIAAGAVLLLSGLLMLGVWTLTLAFGLLDTDLLVPALVLGLAASAVSWFGLWRIRIASR, from the coding sequence ATGGCCGAGTCGATCGACGCGGTGCTCGTCGACGCCGCGCGGCTGACCGCCGCCGGACGCCCCGAGGCGGCCGTCGAGCTGCTGCGACCGCTGCTGGTGACCCACCCGGACCACTCCGAGGCGTGGTGCAGGCTGGCCGCCGCGCTGCTGGACGCGGGCGACTACCAACTGTGCCTCGACGCCGCCAAGCGCGCCATCACGCTGGGCGAACGGTCCTGGGCGCACCGGCTGGCCAGCCTGTCGCTGGCCGAGATGGGCCGCCACGACGAGGCCGTGGTGTCCGCGCGCGAGGCCGCGCGGCGCGACCCGGGCGATTGGCGCTCGCTGGTCACCCTCTCGGAGGTACTCGGCCCGTCCGAGCCGGAGGAGTCGCTGCGGATCGCGCTGCGCGCGGTGGACGCCGCACCGGAGGTGCCCAGGGTGCACGAGGTGCTGGGCATCGCGGCCGCGCGCGCCAACGACACCGAACTCGCCCGCCGCGCCTACACCGACGCGCTGCTGCTCGACCCCGGCAACGCCGAGGTCATCACCAAGCTCGACGAGCTGCCCCAGATCCCGACCCGGCGGACCGTCTCGGCCACCGGCGGGTTCGCCCGCAGGCTCGCCAACGGCACCGGGGACTACGTGGAACCCCCCGCGCGACCGACCGCCGAGCCGGTTGTCGTCGAGCCCGTCATCGTGGAGTCCATCGTCGTCGAGCCACCGGCGGTCGAGCCGCACCCGGCGGAGTCCGCCGTGGACGACCTGCGGCCGGAGGCGCTGGAGCCGCCGCCGTGGACGGTCGAGTCCGAGTGGCGGCAGCGGATGTCGGCGGTGTGGCCGGTGCCCGCCAAGCCGGACGACGCGGAGATCGAGCCGATCATCCAGGTCGTCGCCGAGCCGGAGCCCGTCCCGGTGCGACCCGACCCGCTCGCCGCTCCGGTCACGCTGGTGAAGCCGGTCAACGGCACCCGCCGCCCGCGCAAGCGCACCAGGGAACTCCCGATCTCCGACGACTCCGCGGTAGCCACCCCGCCGCACCAGGGCCACCCGGTGCCTCCCGGCGCGACCGCCACCGCGGAGCAGGTCGCGTTCACCCGCTCCCGCCGGGTGTCGCTGTGGCTGATCCTGCGCCGGGCCGCGGGCTGGCTGACCATTGGGGGATTTGTCCTATTGGTGGCGGGAATGCCGCTGCCGAGCCCGCTGCTGGTGTGGTTCGCGCTCGCGTTATTGCTGTTCGTCACCGGAACCACCGCTTTTGGTTACCGCGCCATTCCGGCCGCCGAGCGGCCCACCCCGCGCGAGCTCGCCAACCGGGTCCCGCTCATCGCCGCTGGCGCCGTCCTGCTGCTGTCCGGCCTGCTCATGCTGGGTGTGTGGACGCTCACGCTGGCGTTCGGCCTGCTCGACACCGACCTGCTGGTCCCCGCGCTGGTGCTCGGTCTCGCCGCGTCCGCGGTGTCGTGGTTTGGCCTCTGGCGAATACGGATCGCCTCCCGATAA